One part of the Aliivibrio fischeri ATCC 7744 = JCM 18803 = DSM 507 genome encodes these proteins:
- a CDS encoding IS3 family transposase (programmed frameshift): MTNQEKTKNKRTQRDYSLGFKLQLVAAIEKGDMTYKQAQNIYGIQGRSTVLTWLRKHGKMDWSQSPKIIMPKSPKAKESPAQKIKRLERELDDERMRNLLLNEVVNIMDAEHGAGLRKKYIGQGARSLQKQKMISLERASQLLGITRQCIYQQERRALKRAVELSPVKNMVQEIRRYMPRIGGKKLYFLLKPKFITHGIKLGRDNFFSYLRNECLLVKPKRSYTKTTYSKHWMKKHPNLLKEVTPQASEEVFVSDITYVQSQKGIHYLSLVTDAYSRKIMGYELSDEMKATDVVKALDMAIDSRQYQRSTIHHSDRGLQYCSKVYQEKLNKNDIKPSMTDGYDCYQNALAERINGILKQEFLLYDCKDLEELRHLVEESIFIYNEMRPHLSLGMSTPNQVHKKAKCVRT, encoded by the exons ATGACAAATCAAGAAAAAACAAAGAATAAGCGAACTCAACGCGATTATTCATTAGGCTTTAAATTGCAGCTTGTTGCCGCTATAGAAAAAGGCGATATGACCTATAAGCAAGCTCAAAACATTTATGGCATTCAAGGTCGATCTACCGTACTTACTTGGTTAAGAAAACACGGTAAGATGGACTGGTCTCAATCACCTAAGATTATTATGCCTAAATCCCCGAAAGCGAAAGAATCGCCTGCACAAAAAATTAAACGTTTAGAGCGAGAGCTTGATGATGAAAGAATGCGTAATTTATTACTTAATGAAGTAGTGAATATCATGGACGCAGAACATGGTGCAGGCCTTAGAAAAAAGTATATTG GCCAAGGAGCAAGAAGTCTTCAAAAGCAGAAAATGATCAGCTTAGAGCGAGCTAGTCAGCTACTTGGCATTACAAGACAATGTATATACCAACAAGAACGTAGAGCTCTGAAACGTGCCGTTGAACTTTCACCGGTTAAAAATATGGTGCAAGAAATTCGTCGATATATGCCTCGTATTGGAGGTAAAAAATTATATTTTTTACTTAAGCCCAAATTCATCACTCATGGCATAAAGTTAGGCAGAGATAACTTTTTTTCCTATTTAAGAAATGAGTGCTTATTAGTAAAACCTAAACGAAGTTATACAAAAACTACCTATAGTAAGCATTGGATGAAAAAACATCCTAATTTACTTAAAGAAGTAACACCTCAAGCATCTGAAGAGGTTTTTGTTAGTGATATCACTTACGTTCAATCACAAAAAGGTATTCATTATTTATCTTTAGTAACAGATGCTTATAGTCGAAAGATAATGGGATATGAATTAAGTGATGAAATGAAAGCTACTGATGTAGTCAAAGCTCTTGATATGGCGATAGATAGCCGTCAATATCAAAGGAGTACGATTCATCATTCAGACCGAGGATTACAGTATTGTTCAAAGGTTTATCAGGAAAAATTGAATAAAAATGATATTAAGCCATCAATGACGGATGGTTATGATTGCTATCAAAATGCATTAGCAGAGCGAATAAATGGGATACTTAAACAAGAGTTTCTTTTGTATGACTGTAAAGATTTAGAGGAGTTAAGGCATTTAGTTGAAGAATCTATTTTTATTTATAATGAAATGCGGCCACATTTAAGCTTGGGAATGAGTACACCAAATCAAGTACACAAAAAAGCCAAGTGCGTACGCACTTAG
- the cadC gene encoding lysine decarboxylation/transport transcriptional activator CadC, translating to MVGICFQINDWTLVIEENKLYRQDREVSVEPRLINLLRFLAQHSGEVFCRDELIKHVWDGAFVTDQVVTQSIFELRKVLRDGRLDNTRYLVTVPKRGYKLVAETKQIRLEDTPYWKPCDTFTSTEADENQNHNVELNTAEQEKEQDETAQLSFPAGPLTRAVTNISNQVSNEKKKQGESFSFLHRWKLLAFDFFLVGVLIAVIFSVTYQQTTTHITKAVDTDLIEFTYHASRNSNNETEYLADGISQKLMADLASVGHYRVQLNKTAFTTGILPGKAVNVRVEEQQNKTYLDVEYRSNISNRVLFSRQYLMTNANLAHVLRQSSQDLMRTLGVKASEQDMNRLMLGLPKEHGLLEMLVRANHFINQTDQKNFEKGIDLLENIALAEPNNDYVLSELYIAYNAYSALNPELELDENTAKIEKLSQDLQARYALSDVGVLPPRIYEALAMIAIKQDNKEDARAYLNLAFKDRESAFSYILEGKLAELDGDLDQAGESYSKAFFMDTSLETYMLAENLAFYSDLETVAYFMYRAVNPSEVRLMG from the coding sequence ATGGTCGGGATCTGTTTTCAAATTAATGACTGGACTCTAGTTATTGAGGAAAATAAGTTATATCGCCAAGATAGGGAAGTGTCGGTTGAACCACGTTTAATTAATTTACTTCGCTTTTTAGCGCAGCATTCAGGCGAAGTCTTTTGTCGAGATGAGTTAATTAAACATGTATGGGATGGTGCGTTTGTTACCGATCAAGTGGTAACACAATCAATATTTGAACTGCGAAAAGTATTGCGTGATGGTCGTTTAGATAACACTCGTTATTTAGTTACGGTACCAAAACGTGGGTATAAGTTGGTTGCAGAAACTAAGCAAATAAGATTAGAAGATACGCCTTATTGGAAACCTTGCGATACATTTACCTCAACAGAAGCTGATGAAAATCAGAATCATAATGTTGAATTGAACACTGCAGAACAAGAAAAAGAACAAGATGAGACAGCACAACTCTCTTTTCCTGCTGGTCCATTAACACGTGCTGTAACTAATATTTCGAATCAAGTATCAAACGAAAAGAAAAAACAGGGTGAGAGTTTTAGCTTTTTACATCGTTGGAAGCTATTAGCGTTTGATTTTTTTCTCGTTGGCGTATTAATTGCGGTTATTTTTTCAGTTACTTATCAGCAAACAACCACTCATATAACCAAGGCTGTAGATACTGATTTAATTGAGTTTACCTATCACGCAAGCCGTAACTCGAATAATGAAACAGAATATTTGGCTGATGGTATTAGTCAAAAATTGATGGCAGATTTAGCAAGTGTTGGTCACTACCGAGTCCAGTTAAATAAAACCGCATTTACTACTGGCATTTTGCCCGGAAAAGCAGTGAATGTTCGAGTAGAAGAACAGCAAAATAAAACGTATTTAGATGTTGAGTATCGCAGTAATATTTCAAATCGAGTGCTGTTTAGTCGTCAATATTTAATGACCAATGCCAACTTAGCGCATGTGTTACGCCAATCATCTCAAGATTTAATGCGTACTTTAGGCGTTAAAGCATCCGAACAAGATATGAATAGGCTAATGCTTGGTTTACCAAAGGAGCATGGTCTATTAGAGATGTTGGTTCGAGCGAATCACTTTATTAATCAAACGGATCAAAAAAACTTTGAAAAAGGGATCGATCTGTTAGAGAACATTGCGTTAGCAGAACCGAATAATGATTATGTGCTTTCGGAGTTATACATTGCTTATAACGCCTATTCAGCGCTTAACCCTGAATTAGAATTAGATGAAAACACCGCTAAAATTGAAAAGCTAAGTCAGGATCTTCAAGCTAGATATGCCTTATCGGATGTCGGTGTGTTGCCTCCTCGTATTTATGAAGCATTAGCTATGATAGCGATTAAGCAAGATAACAAAGAGGATGCTAGAGCTTATCTTAACCTCGCGTTTAAGGATAGAGAGTCGGCATTCTCTTATATATTAGAAGGGAAACTTGCTGAGTTAGATGGCGATTTAGATCAAGCAGGGGAGTCATACAGTAAGGCTTTCTTTATGGATACGTCACTTGAAACTTATATGCTTGCTGAAAACCTTGCATTTTACAGTGACTTAGAAACTGTTGCTTATTTTATGTATCGTGCCGTTAACCCGAGTGAAGTTCGCTTGATGGGGTAA
- a CDS encoding YeeE/YedE family protein, with amino-acid sequence MTIPWFSLFGGMLLGVSATLLLLLNGKIAGISGVLTGLMTPKKKDYAWRWLFVLGMISGGAAGVYFFGAHVPTEYTTNTPLLIIAGLLVGIGTRLGNGCTSGHGICGIGRLSVRSIVATCVFMLVAGITVFIRLHVL; translated from the coding sequence ATGACGATTCCATGGTTCTCTTTGTTTGGCGGTATGCTTTTAGGTGTCTCTGCTACGCTACTTCTTTTGTTAAATGGAAAAATTGCAGGGATAAGTGGTGTATTAACAGGGTTAATGACACCGAAAAAAAAGGACTATGCTTGGCGATGGTTGTTTGTTCTAGGTATGATTTCAGGTGGTGCAGCAGGTGTTTATTTCTTTGGCGCACATGTTCCTACGGAATATACAACAAACACACCACTGTTGATTATTGCTGGTTTACTGGTTGGTATTGGTACTCGCCTAGGTAATGGTTGTACTAGTGGGCATGGAATTTGTGGGATTGGACGATTGTCTGTTCGTTCAATTGTCGCTACTTGTGTATTTATGCTAGTGGCTGGAATAACTGTTTTTATCCGATTACACGTTCTTTAA
- a CDS encoding YeeE/YedE family protein has translation MNNLMFRIIALLSGGLFGLGMTTSGMADPEKVVGFLDVSGAWDPSLMFVMGGALLVFMPAYFLFIKSKTKPLNAEEFCLSTNKHIDNKLISGAAIFGIGWGLAGICPGPVVSSIALGNNDVFVFLFAMMFGLAMTNALVKK, from the coding sequence ATGAATAATCTTATGTTTCGAATTATTGCTTTACTCTCTGGTGGATTGTTTGGTCTTGGAATGACAACATCGGGAATGGCTGATCCTGAAAAAGTGGTTGGATTTTTGGATGTTTCAGGAGCATGGGATCCGAGTTTAATGTTTGTGATGGGAGGGGCGTTGTTGGTATTTATGCCTGCTTACTTCTTATTTATTAAATCAAAAACAAAGCCATTGAATGCGGAAGAGTTTTGTTTATCTACCAATAAGCACATTGATAATAAATTGATTTCAGGTGCTGCTATTTTTGGTATTGGCTGGGGGCTTGCTGGAATCTGTCCTGGGCCAGTAGTTTCAAGTATCGCTTTAGGAAATAATGATGTATTTGTATTCTTATTTGCCATGATGTTTGGATTAGCAATGACCAATGCTTTAGTGAAAAAATAA